A portion of the Brockia lithotrophica genome contains these proteins:
- a CDS encoding Polyribonucleotide nucleotidyltransferase: protein MFELTVHGKTFSFEIGRYAQQANGSVLVRFGDTVVLSTATASREPKDVDFFPLTVNYEERFYAVGKIPGGFFKREGKPSEHAVLTSRLIDRPLRPLFPKGFRNEVQVISLVMSVDQDYSSEIAALNGSSLALMISDIPFEGPVGGVLVGRVNGKFVINPSVAEQEASDLHLVVAGTKDAVNMVEAGAKFVSEDDLVEAIAFAHEAIREICLFQEEVAREVGKPKMDVPLFVVDPEVEAAAREVAEARFREAAFHPEKKARERQMEAAKEEALALLKERFPEEEKEPMLRQALDDLLKEVVRKMILYEGVRPDGRGFREIRPLTIDVGILPRAHGSGLFVRGQTQVISACTLGVPSEVQILDDLGLEEEKRFMHHYNFPPFSTGEVRPIRSPGRREIGHGALVERALEPVIPPEEEFPYTIRVVSDVLESNGSTSQASVCASSLALMDAGVPIRTPVAGIAMGLVTDGERYAVLTDIQGLEDALGDMDFKVAGTREGVTALQMDIKVKGITTEILREALAQAREARLAILDAMAQVLPAPRPTLSPYAPKIATMRIDPDKIREVIGPGGRTINRIIAETGCTIDIEQDGTIFIAHTDLARVERARSVIAELTRDVNAGEIYTGKVTRLERFGAFVEILPGKEGLVHVSELAPARVARVEDVVKVGDEIVVKVVEIDPYGRINLSRRAALQELGEAAETRERRSVAVHLVESDRSGRRPGDEGAPPEARERRESGKRGFPPGASAPAGGSPARRGAPSRGRGPGISPKSPLGIDLATFKRSRPSGKSPSGP, encoded by the coding sequence GTGTTCGAGCTCACCGTTCACGGGAAGACCTTTTCTTTCGAAATCGGCCGCTACGCCCAGCAGGCGAACGGGTCCGTACTCGTGCGCTTTGGGGACACGGTCGTCCTTTCCACGGCGACCGCCTCCCGCGAGCCCAAGGACGTCGATTTCTTCCCCCTCACGGTGAACTACGAAGAGCGCTTTTACGCCGTGGGCAAGATTCCGGGGGGCTTTTTCAAGCGGGAGGGTAAGCCGAGCGAGCACGCCGTCCTCACGTCGCGGCTCATCGACCGCCCCTTGCGTCCCCTCTTTCCCAAGGGGTTTCGCAACGAGGTACAGGTGATCAGCCTCGTGATGTCCGTCGACCAGGACTACAGCTCGGAAATCGCCGCCCTCAACGGCTCCTCCCTCGCCCTCATGATCTCGGACATCCCCTTCGAGGGCCCCGTGGGCGGGGTGCTCGTAGGCCGCGTGAACGGGAAGTTCGTGATCAACCCGAGCGTGGCTGAGCAGGAGGCGAGCGACCTCCACCTCGTCGTCGCCGGCACGAAGGACGCGGTGAACATGGTGGAGGCGGGGGCGAAGTTCGTCTCCGAGGACGACCTCGTGGAGGCCATCGCCTTTGCCCACGAGGCCATCCGGGAGATCTGCCTCTTCCAGGAGGAAGTCGCCCGCGAGGTGGGAAAGCCCAAGATGGACGTCCCCCTCTTCGTCGTGGACCCGGAGGTGGAGGCGGCGGCGCGGGAAGTCGCCGAGGCGCGCTTCCGCGAGGCGGCCTTTCACCCGGAGAAGAAGGCGCGGGAGCGGCAGATGGAGGCGGCCAAGGAGGAGGCCCTCGCCCTCCTCAAGGAGCGATTTCCCGAAGAAGAAAAGGAACCCATGCTCCGCCAGGCGCTCGACGACCTCCTCAAGGAAGTCGTGCGCAAGATGATCCTCTACGAGGGTGTGCGCCCCGACGGGCGCGGCTTTCGGGAGATCCGCCCCCTCACGATCGACGTCGGGATCCTCCCCCGGGCGCACGGCTCGGGACTCTTCGTGCGCGGGCAGACGCAGGTCATCTCCGCGTGCACGCTGGGCGTCCCGAGCGAGGTGCAGATCCTGGACGACCTCGGCCTAGAAGAAGAAAAGCGCTTCATGCACCACTACAACTTCCCGCCCTTCTCCACGGGAGAAGTTCGCCCCATCCGCTCTCCCGGGCGGCGGGAAATCGGGCACGGGGCGCTCGTGGAACGGGCTTTGGAGCCGGTGATCCCGCCGGAAGAGGAGTTTCCGTACACGATCCGCGTCGTGAGCGACGTCCTCGAGTCCAACGGTTCGACCTCCCAGGCGAGCGTGTGCGCCTCGAGCCTCGCCCTCATGGACGCCGGCGTGCCCATCCGCACCCCGGTGGCCGGGATCGCCATGGGCCTCGTCACCGACGGCGAGCGCTACGCCGTGCTCACGGACATTCAGGGACTTGAGGACGCCCTGGGGGACATGGACTTCAAGGTCGCCGGGACGCGCGAAGGCGTGACGGCGCTCCAGATGGACATCAAGGTCAAGGGGATCACCACGGAGATCTTGCGCGAAGCCCTCGCCCAAGCCCGCGAAGCCCGTCTCGCCATCCTCGACGCCATGGCTCAGGTGCTTCCGGCGCCGCGGCCCACGCTTTCGCCTTACGCGCCCAAGATCGCGACGATGCGCATCGATCCGGACAAGATCCGCGAAGTCATCGGCCCGGGCGGGCGGACGATCAACCGGATCATCGCGGAGACGGGCTGCACGATCGACATCGAACAGGACGGGACGATCTTCATCGCCCACACGGACCTCGCCCGGGTGGAGCGCGCCCGCTCCGTGATCGCCGAGCTCACCCGCGACGTGAACGCGGGCGAGATCTACACGGGCAAGGTCACCCGCCTCGAGCGCTTTGGGGCTTTCGTGGAGATCCTTCCCGGCAAGGAAGGGCTCGTCCACGTCTCCGAACTCGCGCCCGCGCGGGTGGCCCGCGTGGAAGACGTGGTCAAGGTCGGCGACGAAATCGTCGTCAAGGTCGTGGAGATCGACCCGTACGGCCGGATCAACCTCTCCCGCCGCGCCGCCCTGCAGGAGCTCGGCGAGGCGGCGGAGACGCGGGAGCGCCGCAGCGTGGCGGTTCACCTCGTCGAGTCCGACCGCTCCGGACGCCGGCCGGGGGACGAGGGAGCCCCCCCGGAAGCACGGGAGCGGCGCGAATCCGGCAAGAGGGGATTTCCGCCCGGAGCTTCCGCCCCGGCCGGGGGCAGTCCCGCGAGGAGAGGCGCTCCCTCCCGCGGCCGCGGACCCGGCATCTCCCCGAAGTCTCCCTTGGGGATCGACCTCGCCACCTTCAAGCGCAGCCGACCGAGCGGGAAGTCGCCTTCGGGGCCGTGA
- a CDS encoding SSU ribosomal protein S15p (S13e), with protein MGLTPDRKREIIESFRQHEGDTGSPEVQIALLTERINALNEHLRVHRKDFHSRRGLLMMVGKRRRLLNYLKRESPERYQALIERLGLRR; from the coding sequence ATGGGCCTCACACCCGATCGCAAGCGGGAGATCATCGAGTCGTTTCGCCAGCACGAAGGGGATACGGGTTCCCCGGAGGTGCAGATCGCGCTCCTCACGGAGCGGATCAACGCGCTGAACGAGCACCTCAGGGTGCACCGCAAGGACTTTCACTCGCGCCGCGGCCTGCTCATGATGGTGGGGAAGAGGCGGCGGCTCCTCAACTACCTGAAGCGGGAAAGTCCCGAACGCTACCAGGCCCTCATCGAGAGGCTCGGACTGCGCCGGTAG
- a CDS encoding Bifunctional riboflavin kinase: MHVHFVDARFSYRSTTPHVLTLGMFDGVHVGHAALLRRAVCAAEERGLEPAVVTFTPHPRAVLGDRGFLRMLTPLRERLALFRSLGLRRAYVLHYTPEFARISADDFRDTWLPALGAKHVVLGEDFRYGAGRRGDPDHLRAGAAFTVEVVPSVPEDVRGMRAEGGGSSSISPVGAKVPKVSSRRVRALLAAGEVAEAARLLGRPYALEGVVVPGEGRGRELGFPTANLLVVEPYVFPRRGVYAAWAALGDGRQGAVGSRPAAQEERRIPAVVNVGVRPTVDGSRERVEAHLLDFSGELYGVHIRLELVAYLREERRFPGLRALAEQIALDVAFARKHFV; encoded by the coding sequence GTGCACGTTCACTTCGTCGACGCGCGCTTCTCCTACCGATCGACTACGCCCCACGTACTCACGCTCGGCATGTTCGACGGCGTGCACGTCGGCCACGCCGCCCTTCTTCGGCGTGCCGTGTGCGCCGCCGAGGAGCGGGGTCTCGAGCCGGCGGTCGTGACCTTTACTCCCCACCCCCGCGCCGTCCTCGGCGATCGCGGCTTTTTGCGGATGCTCACGCCGCTCCGCGAACGCCTCGCCCTCTTCCGTTCCCTGGGTTTGCGCCGCGCCTACGTCCTTCACTACACGCCGGAGTTCGCCCGCATCTCCGCGGACGACTTCCGCGACACGTGGCTCCCCGCCCTCGGAGCCAAGCACGTTGTCCTCGGGGAAGACTTTCGCTACGGGGCGGGCCGCCGGGGAGACCCCGACCACCTGCGCGCCGGTGCCGCCTTTACCGTTGAGGTCGTTCCCTCCGTGCCCGAAGACGTGCGCGGGATGCGCGCGGAGGGAGGGGGTTCTTCCTCGATTTCTCCGGTTGGGGCAAAGGTCCCCAAGGTTTCTTCGCGCCGGGTGCGCGCGCTCCTCGCCGCCGGGGAGGTGGCCGAGGCGGCGCGCCTTCTGGGGAGGCCGTACGCCCTCGAGGGGGTGGTGGTCCCGGGAGAAGGTCGGGGACGCGAGCTCGGCTTTCCCACCGCCAACCTGCTCGTCGTCGAGCCCTACGTGTTTCCCCGCCGCGGCGTCTACGCCGCCTGGGCCGCGCTCGGAGACGGGCGACAAGGGGCGGTCGGGAGCCGTCCCGCGGCGCAGGAGGAGCGCCGCATCCCCGCCGTCGTGAACGTCGGCGTGCGCCCCACCGTAGACGGCAGCCGCGAGCGGGTCGAGGCGCACCTCTTGGACTTCTCCGGAGAGCTTTACGGCGTGCACATCCGCCTCGAACTCGTGGCCTACCTGCGAGAAGAGCGGCGCTTCCCCGGCCTTCGGGCCTTGGCAGAGCAGATCGCCTTAGACGTGGCTTTTGCCCGCAAGCACTTCGTGTGA
- a CDS encoding tRNA pseudouridine synthase B: protein MSTRRRGAPRASAEPAAVLVVYKPRGMTSHDVVDRVRRLLGIRRVGHGGTLDPAAEGVLVLGVGAATRLLRFLGSFPKDYAGLWVGGEATDTYDAEGRVVERREVGALAARDLYAAFASLVGPLRQRPPRYAAVRVGGHRLYELARAGVDVDPPEREVYVYAVKVCPPAIRGGRAEAGFAVRVSSGTYVRSLAVDVGTRLGIPAHLGALVRLRAGGFTLSEARTLAELEARAQDVRSALRGEIFGGTDDKPLVYPLRAVLRLFSRVRLAPEAEKAARHGRAFAPEDVRAWEPPEAVRRPLARTLLGEPEEREALGAFCGPASSASGTGERPGPAFAAFVPPDPPSELVDLVAAVDAAGEPLGLFRRRREGAGDLFLPEVVFPRP, encoded by the coding sequence GTGAGCACGCGAAGGCGGGGTGCACCGCGCGCGTCGGCGGAGCCTGCCGCCGTCCTCGTGGTGTACAAGCCGCGGGGGATGACCTCCCACGACGTCGTCGACCGCGTCCGCCGCCTCCTCGGGATCCGCCGCGTGGGCCACGGCGGGACGCTCGACCCCGCGGCCGAGGGCGTCCTCGTCCTCGGCGTTGGCGCCGCGACGCGTCTGTTGCGCTTCCTCGGCTCCTTCCCCAAGGACTATGCGGGTCTCTGGGTTGGGGGAGAGGCTACGGACACCTACGACGCCGAAGGTCGCGTTGTCGAACGGCGGGAGGTAGGAGCTCTCGCCGCCCGGGACCTCTACGCTGCCTTCGCCTCCCTCGTCGGCCCGCTGCGCCAACGCCCTCCCCGGTACGCCGCCGTGCGCGTCGGCGGGCATCGCCTCTACGAGCTGGCCCGTGCGGGCGTGGACGTGGACCCGCCGGAGCGCGAGGTGTACGTGTACGCCGTCAAGGTGTGCCCCCCCGCGATCCGGGGGGGACGGGCCGAGGCGGGCTTCGCCGTCCGCGTATCCTCCGGCACCTACGTGCGCTCCCTCGCCGTGGATGTAGGGACGCGCCTCGGGATCCCCGCCCACCTGGGGGCGCTCGTGCGCCTGCGGGCCGGGGGGTTCACGCTGTCGGAAGCGCGGACGCTCGCCGAACTCGAGGCGCGGGCACAAGACGTGCGTTCAGCCCTCCGCGGGGAGATTTTTGGCGGGACCGATGACAAGCCCCTCGTGTACCCCTTGCGCGCGGTGCTTCGGCTGTTTTCCCGCGTACGCCTCGCGCCGGAGGCCGAGAAGGCCGCCCGCCACGGGCGGGCCTTTGCCCCGGAGGACGTCCGCGCGTGGGAGCCGCCCGAAGCCGTCCGTCGGCCGCTCGCGCGGACGCTCCTCGGGGAACCGGAGGAGCGAGAAGCCCTGGGGGCGTTCTGCGGCCCTGCGTCTTCCGCGTCCGGAACCGGGGAGAGGCCGGGACCTGCCTTTGCCGCCTTTGTCCCCCCGGATCCGCCGTCGGAACTGGTCGACCTCGTCGCCGCCGTCGACGCCGCAGGGGAACCCCTCGGCCTCTTCCGCAGGAGGCGGGAAGGAGCCGGGGATCTCTTCCTCCCTGAGGTCGTGTTTCCGCGCCCGTGA
- a CDS encoding 3'-to-5' oligoribonuclease A — MQPWKERDLEEFRAFLAVPEPVLVATHVDPDGDALGSQGAVTLWLRRRGIPAEAFLEAHPPRRFAYLPHVSDLKVYARSEAVPPAFSGGAVPRFSRAIFVDAASFDRVGRVAELLADGAAVVNIDHHVTNTRYGHLNFVNPESSSSAEVVYDLIRSLGEEIDEDVAVSLYTGYLTDTGGFRFRNTSAKVFRDVSELIARGVSPADVAEFALDTLTLPHLRLLRLALGTLRMHADGLVATLTVTQAILREADAAYEDAEGLVGYARAIEGVEVGILFRETAEGAIRVSLRSRRNVDVSRIAARFGGGGHARAAGATLAPPLAQAEANVLAAVEEALRELRRDPTAGGVYGS, encoded by the coding sequence ATGCAGCCGTGGAAGGAGCGCGACCTCGAGGAGTTTCGGGCCTTTCTCGCGGTGCCCGAGCCCGTCCTCGTGGCCACGCACGTCGATCCCGACGGGGACGCCCTGGGCTCCCAAGGGGCGGTCACCCTCTGGCTTCGGCGCAGGGGAATCCCCGCCGAGGCCTTCTTGGAAGCTCATCCTCCGCGCCGGTTCGCCTACCTCCCGCACGTCTCCGACCTCAAGGTGTACGCCCGTTCGGAGGCCGTTCCGCCCGCTTTTTCCGGCGGGGCGGTTCCGCGGTTCTCCCGCGCGATCTTCGTCGACGCCGCCTCCTTCGACCGCGTGGGGCGCGTCGCCGAACTCCTTGCGGACGGCGCCGCCGTCGTGAACATCGACCACCACGTCACGAACACGCGGTACGGGCACCTCAACTTCGTAAACCCCGAATCCTCCTCGTCGGCGGAAGTCGTGTACGACCTCATCCGCTCCCTGGGGGAGGAGATCGACGAGGACGTCGCCGTGAGCCTGTACACGGGCTACCTCACGGACACGGGGGGCTTTCGCTTCCGCAACACCTCCGCCAAGGTCTTTCGCGACGTGTCGGAACTCATCGCCCGTGGGGTGTCGCCTGCGGACGTGGCGGAGTTCGCTCTGGACACCTTGACCCTCCCGCACCTTCGCCTCCTCCGCCTCGCCCTCGGGACCCTCCGCATGCACGCCGACGGACTCGTGGCCACGCTCACCGTGACCCAGGCCATACTTCGCGAGGCGGACGCCGCCTACGAGGACGCCGAAGGACTCGTCGGCTATGCGCGGGCGATCGAAGGCGTCGAGGTGGGGATCCTCTTTCGCGAGACGGCAGAAGGGGCCATCCGCGTGAGCCTCCGTTCGCGGCGGAACGTGGACGTAAGTCGCATCGCCGCCCGGTTCGGCGGAGGAGGACACGCCCGTGCCGCGGGGGCGACCCTGGCGCCCCCTCTCGCCCAAGCGGAGGCGAACGTGCTCGCCGCCGTGGAGGAAGCCCTGCGCGAGCTTCGCCGCGACCCGACGGCGGGTGGGGTGTACGGGTCGTGA
- a CDS encoding Ribosome-binding factor A, translating to MGKVRAMRVAEGIRREVGELLLRGVKDPRLKHFHVTRVEVSQDLSVARVHVGFLGPEAEEAAAFAALERAAGFFRSEVGKVLGLRHAPEIRFHLDPSARHSQRIQELLREVREEASASPGFAQDSQEPERGTFEEPHG from the coding sequence ATGGGGAAGGTACGAGCGATGCGCGTCGCCGAAGGAATCCGCCGGGAAGTCGGCGAGCTCCTCCTGCGCGGCGTAAAGGATCCGCGCCTCAAGCACTTCCACGTCACGCGCGTCGAGGTGTCCCAAGACCTCTCCGTCGCCCGCGTGCACGTGGGCTTTCTCGGACCGGAAGCCGAGGAAGCGGCGGCGTTTGCCGCCCTCGAACGGGCGGCCGGCTTTTTCCGCAGCGAAGTCGGGAAGGTACTCGGCCTCCGGCACGCGCCGGAAATTCGCTTTCACCTCGACCCCTCCGCCCGGCACAGCCAGCGGATTCAGGAACTCTTGCGCGAGGTGCGGGAGGAGGCTTCGGCCTCACCGGGTTTCGCGCAGGATTCGCAGGAGCCGGAGCGCGGAACCTTCGAAGAGCCCCACGGGTGA
- a CDS encoding Translation initiation factor 2 has protein sequence MKKLRVYEYARELGMTSKEVITMMRRLGISVQNHMSLVDEEARAKVEAFFAEVRKKAALEKLREEKRQAAQMQTSTATATLPPEETLGGEAKREESAQEERAEVSRIERGTQPPLREGEEETSVRPAKAVPPGEEAEPSGTELEGRGEVGETVPAGGARVEGTTTQTERAASGKSAAEPEVDLSHLKRKRRRNRGKRKAERPATPPATEERAPVVSREERGTAQPAVREALPHAAAENKVSEEPAAAPPTPAQPAPSAAAPAKPELPAPRKRVIEPRKREARPARETRPESAGPAAEGRPSREARPAGRRPAARKLVVPKPPAEAQEEKVERRRPHTAKKEKGAEAEVSKKERKPGKKGVIRERLTEILDDFVGVETDVVEAAPARRRRSKPKRRTLQGAGERPQVRPEKVTLGDRITVAELAERAGLEASEIIKKLFLLGTVVTINQEIDFDTAALVLADFGIEAERETHVDITEFEAYEDEDAPEDLVPRPPVVTVMGHVDHGKTTLLDAIRHSRVAAQEAGGITQHIGAYQVEVGDRKITFLDTPGHEAFTAMRARGAKVTDVVVLVVAADDGVMPQTVEAIDHAKAAGVPIIVAINKIDKPDARPERVKQELTEYGLIPEEWGGDTIFVPVSALKRQGIDELLEMILLVAELRELKANPNRRARGVVLEARLDRGRGPVATLLVQNGTLRQGDALVVGTMFGRVRTMTDDRGRPLKEAPPSTPVEVTGLEGVPEAGDAFMVFEEEEARVIAKARAERRRERELARTRIDLENVFDRLQAGELKELNVILKADVHGSVEALRSALERIQVDGVRVNVVHAGVGAITESDVNLALASHAVIIGFNVRPDANARQLADREKVDIRLYRVIYEAIEEIERALKGMLEPVYEERVIGTLEVREIFRISRLGTVAGCYVRDGKVTRDATIRVIRDGVLIHTGKIASLKRFKDDVREVAAGYECGILLDGFHDVKPGDVFEAFVLEAVQRV, from the coding sequence ATGAAGAAACTTCGCGTGTACGAGTACGCCCGCGAGCTCGGGATGACGAGCAAGGAAGTCATCACGATGATGCGGCGGCTCGGGATTTCCGTGCAGAACCACATGAGCCTCGTGGACGAAGAGGCGCGCGCAAAAGTCGAGGCCTTCTTCGCCGAGGTGCGAAAGAAGGCCGCCCTGGAAAAGCTACGGGAGGAGAAGCGGCAGGCCGCCCAGATGCAGACGTCCACGGCTACGGCTACCCTACCGCCCGAGGAGACTTTGGGTGGGGAAGCGAAGAGGGAGGAGTCCGCGCAAGAGGAGCGGGCGGAAGTTTCGCGGATCGAGCGAGGGACGCAGCCCCCCCTGCGTGAGGGCGAAGAGGAAACGTCGGTTCGACCGGCGAAGGCCGTTCCTCCTGGGGAGGAGGCCGAACCCTCGGGTACGGAACTCGAGGGGCGAGGAGAAGTTGGGGAGACGGTACCTGCGGGGGGAGCGCGCGTGGAAGGAACGACGACGCAGACGGAACGCGCGGCGAGCGGCAAATCCGCCGCCGAACCAGAGGTCGACCTGAGCCACCTCAAGCGCAAGCGCCGGCGGAACCGAGGGAAGCGGAAGGCCGAACGCCCCGCCACCCCTCCTGCGACGGAAGAACGGGCGCCCGTCGTCTCCCGCGAAGAGCGGGGGACGGCCCAGCCTGCGGTGCGGGAAGCCCTCCCTCACGCCGCGGCAGAGAACAAGGTTTCGGAAGAGCCTGCAGCCGCTCCGCCGACACCCGCACAGCCTGCGCCTTCGGCGGCCGCGCCGGCGAAGCCCGAACTTCCCGCTCCGCGCAAGCGCGTGATCGAGCCGCGCAAGCGCGAAGCGCGGCCCGCGCGGGAGACGCGGCCTGAATCCGCCGGACCCGCGGCCGAAGGCCGGCCGAGCCGGGAAGCCCGCCCGGCGGGGCGTAGGCCTGCGGCGCGCAAGCTCGTCGTTCCCAAGCCGCCCGCAGAGGCACAAGAAGAAAAGGTGGAACGCCGCCGGCCCCACACGGCCAAGAAGGAGAAGGGAGCAGAGGCCGAGGTCTCCAAGAAGGAGCGGAAGCCGGGTAAGAAGGGGGTCATCCGCGAGCGCCTCACGGAGATCTTGGACGACTTCGTGGGCGTCGAGACGGACGTCGTCGAAGCCGCCCCTGCGCGCCGCCGCCGTTCGAAGCCCAAGCGGCGGACGTTGCAAGGGGCGGGCGAGCGCCCACAGGTGCGTCCGGAGAAGGTCACCCTGGGGGACCGGATCACGGTTGCCGAACTCGCGGAACGCGCGGGTCTGGAGGCGTCGGAAATCATCAAGAAGCTCTTCCTCTTGGGCACCGTGGTGACGATCAACCAGGAGATCGACTTCGACACGGCGGCCCTCGTCCTCGCCGACTTCGGCATCGAAGCCGAGCGCGAAACCCACGTGGACATTACGGAATTCGAAGCGTACGAAGACGAAGATGCGCCGGAAGACCTCGTACCTCGTCCGCCCGTGGTCACGGTCATGGGTCACGTCGACCACGGCAAGACGACCCTCTTGGACGCCATTCGGCATTCCCGCGTTGCGGCCCAGGAGGCGGGGGGAATCACCCAGCACATCGGCGCGTACCAGGTGGAGGTCGGCGACCGCAAGATCACCTTCCTCGACACCCCGGGGCACGAGGCCTTTACCGCCATGCGCGCCCGGGGGGCGAAGGTGACGGACGTCGTCGTCCTCGTCGTCGCCGCGGACGACGGCGTGATGCCGCAGACGGTGGAGGCGATCGACCACGCGAAGGCGGCGGGCGTTCCGATCATCGTGGCGATCAACAAGATCGACAAACCCGACGCCCGACCCGAGCGTGTCAAGCAGGAGCTCACGGAATACGGACTCATCCCCGAAGAGTGGGGCGGGGATACGATCTTCGTCCCCGTTTCCGCCCTCAAGCGCCAGGGGATCGACGAGCTGCTCGAGATGATCCTCCTCGTCGCCGAACTGCGCGAGCTCAAGGCGAACCCCAACCGGCGCGCCCGCGGCGTGGTCCTCGAGGCCCGACTCGACCGCGGACGCGGTCCCGTCGCCACGCTTCTCGTGCAAAACGGGACGCTCCGCCAAGGCGACGCCCTCGTCGTCGGGACGATGTTCGGGCGCGTGCGCACGATGACCGACGACCGCGGCCGTCCGCTCAAGGAGGCTCCGCCGTCGACGCCGGTGGAGGTCACGGGGCTCGAAGGGGTGCCCGAGGCCGGCGACGCCTTCATGGTCTTCGAAGAAGAGGAGGCGCGCGTGATCGCCAAGGCGCGCGCGGAGCGGCGCCGCGAGCGCGAGCTCGCCCGCACGCGCATCGACCTGGAAAACGTCTTCGACCGCCTCCAGGCGGGGGAACTCAAGGAGCTCAACGTGATCCTCAAGGCCGACGTTCACGGCTCCGTGGAGGCGCTGCGCTCGGCTCTGGAGCGCATCCAGGTGGACGGGGTGCGGGTCAACGTCGTCCACGCCGGGGTGGGGGCGATCACGGAGTCGGACGTCAACCTCGCCCTCGCGTCCCACGCGGTGATCATCGGCTTCAACGTGCGTCCGGACGCGAACGCCCGCCAGCTGGCGGATCGGGAAAAGGTCGACATCCGCCTCTACCGCGTGATCTACGAGGCGATCGAGGAAATCGAGCGCGCGCTCAAGGGGATGCTCGAACCCGTCTACGAGGAACGCGTGATCGGCACCCTCGAAGTGCGCGAGATCTTCCGCATCTCGCGCCTGGGCACGGTTGCCGGTTGCTACGTCCGCGACGGCAAGGTGACCCGCGACGCGACGATCCGCGTGATCCGCGACGGCGTGCTCATCCACACGGGCAAGATCGCCTCCCTCAAGCGCTTCAAGGACGACGTGCGCGAGGTAGCCGCGGGGTACGAGTGCGGCATCCTCCTGGACGGCTTCCACGACGTGAAGCCGGGGGACGTCTTCGAGGCGTTCGTCCTCGAGGCGGTCCAGAGGGTCTGA
- a CDS encoding ribosomal protein L7Ae family protein, with product MDPVRRRTDGRAPSAPKAGRPRGGTVRELERVPIPVYQLLGLAHRAGRLLAGEEAVRAALRSGKVRLILLAGDASLHTRARFTGPGTAGVVVLVGGSRRDLGAAIGKGERVVVALTDPGFARRILREVELKEVGE from the coding sequence GTGGATCCGGTGCGAAGGCGAACGGACGGACGCGCTCCCTCGGCGCCGAAAGCGGGACGGCCGCGCGGCGGAACGGTGCGCGAGCTCGAACGCGTCCCGATCCCCGTGTACCAGCTGTTGGGGCTGGCGCACCGCGCCGGACGCCTCCTTGCGGGCGAGGAGGCGGTACGCGCGGCCTTGCGGTCCGGAAAAGTTCGCCTCATCCTCCTCGCGGGCGACGCGTCTCTGCACACGCGGGCGCGCTTTACGGGACCCGGCACGGCGGGCGTCGTGGTCCTCGTCGGGGGCAGCCGGCGGGACCTCGGAGCGGCGATCGGAAAGGGCGAAAGGGTGGTGGTGGCCCTCACGGATCCGGGATTTGCACGACGCATCCTCCGGGAAGTGGAACTCAAGGAGGTGGGTGAATGA
- a CDS encoding putative nucleic-acid-binding protein implicated in transcription termination: protein MKHVPMRTCIGCGEERPKASLVRLVRTPVGEVAVDPTGRRPGRGAYLCPSRECFLRARKRRAFSRAFRTEVSEAALAKLEAEWEAYLLARETETTSGASGRARAASTPKGSEETGEASSPAGAET from the coding sequence GTGAAGCACGTTCCCATGCGAACCTGCATCGGATGTGGGGAAGAGCGTCCCAAGGCTTCCCTCGTCCGCCTCGTGCGCACGCCGGTGGGTGAAGTCGCCGTCGATCCGACCGGCAGGCGCCCGGGACGCGGCGCATACCTCTGCCCGTCGCGTGAATGCTTCCTGCGCGCGCGCAAGCGGCGGGCGTTCTCCCGCGCCTTTCGCACGGAGGTTTCGGAAGCGGCGCTCGCGAAACTCGAAGCAGAGTGGGAGGCGTATCTCCTTGCCCGGGAAACGGAGACGACATCCGGCGCATCCGGCAGAGCCCGCGCCGCAAGCACCCCGAAAGGAAGCGAGGAAACCGGAGAAGCCTCCTCGCCCGCGGGCGCCGAAACCTAA